One stretch of Streptomyces agglomeratus DNA includes these proteins:
- a CDS encoding S41 family peptidase, with protein MSGPEVTLRPRGVRRGAALTLVFATVLVTAAATDCWREDEKSPALSARSVAATADREAVAAAAAQAMADGKSGKEAAEEVVSRSGDRWGAVYDPSEYEEFEQALDGEYTGVGLWAERAADGRVEVSRVQRGGPAERSGIRPGDRLRTIDGRPVENRPVTEVVQLLRGDGGQEAGSTVVLGLERGTHRWSERLRRARLTTEAVTVRRLADRATMIRVASFTRGSGKRVREAVRAVPKDHGVLLDLRGNGGGLVTEAVTAASAFLDGGLVATYDVEGEERALYAEQGGDTDRPVVALVDGGTMSAAELVTGALQDRGRAVTVGSRTFGKGSVQMPSRLPDGSVAELTVGHYRTPAGHRVDGRGISPDLAVSERAEERARTVLSGLGGGS; from the coding sequence GCGGCCCTGACACTGGTTTTCGCGACCGTACTCGTCACCGCTGCCGCCACCGACTGCTGGCGCGAGGACGAGAAGTCCCCGGCGCTGTCCGCCCGTTCCGTCGCGGCCACGGCCGACCGGGAAGCGGTGGCAGCCGCCGCGGCCCAGGCGATGGCCGACGGCAAGTCCGGCAAGGAGGCGGCCGAAGAGGTCGTCAGCCGCAGCGGAGACCGCTGGGGCGCGGTCTACGACCCGTCCGAGTACGAGGAGTTCGAGCAGGCGCTCGACGGCGAGTACACGGGCGTCGGACTGTGGGCCGAGCGCGCCGCGGACGGCCGCGTCGAGGTGTCCAGGGTGCAGCGCGGCGGCCCCGCCGAACGGTCCGGGATCAGGCCCGGCGACCGGCTGCGCACGATCGACGGGCGGCCGGTGGAGAACCGCCCCGTCACCGAGGTCGTCCAGCTCCTGCGCGGCGACGGCGGGCAGGAGGCCGGAAGCACGGTCGTGCTCGGTCTGGAGCGCGGTACGCACCGGTGGAGCGAGCGGCTGCGGCGTGCGCGGCTGACCACCGAGGCCGTCACCGTCCGGCGCCTCGCGGACAGAGCCACGATGATCAGGGTGGCGTCCTTCACCAGGGGTTCGGGGAAGCGGGTCCGGGAGGCCGTCCGCGCCGTACCGAAGGACCACGGCGTACTGCTCGACCTGCGCGGCAACGGCGGCGGGCTCGTCACCGAGGCCGTCACCGCCGCTTCGGCCTTCCTCGACGGCGGGCTGGTCGCGACGTACGACGTGGAGGGCGAGGAGCGCGCGCTGTACGCGGAGCAGGGCGGGGACACCGACCGGCCCGTCGTGGCGCTCGTCGACGGCGGCACCATGAGCGCGGCGGAGCTGGTCACGGGCGCGCTCCAGGACCGCGGCCGGGCGGTCACGGTCGGTTCGCGCACGTTCGGCAAGGGCTCGGTGCAGATGCCGAGCCGCCTGCCGGACGGCTCCGTGGCCGAGCTCACCGTCGGTCACTACCGCACTCCCGCCGGTCACAGGGTCGACGGCAGGGGCATCAGCCCGGACCTCGCGGTGAGCGAACGGGCCGAAGAACGGGCCCGCACAGTATTGAGTGGCCTCGGGGGAGGGTCATAG
- the smpB gene encoding SsrA-binding protein SmpB yields MAKEKGRKMIAQNKKARHDYLIIDTYEAGMVLTGTEVKSLRQGRASLVDGFVQLDGGEAWLHNVHVPEYTQGTWTNHSARRKRKLLLNRVEIDKLASKSQETGHTIVPLAMYFKDGRAKIEIALAKGKKEYDKRQTLREKQDLRETNRAISAVKRKERGRI; encoded by the coding sequence ATGGCTAAGGAAAAAGGGCGCAAGATGATCGCGCAGAACAAGAAGGCGCGACACGACTACCTCATCATCGACACCTACGAGGCCGGCATGGTCCTGACCGGCACCGAGGTGAAGTCCCTGCGCCAGGGACGCGCCTCGCTGGTGGACGGCTTCGTACAGCTCGACGGGGGCGAGGCGTGGCTGCACAACGTCCACGTGCCCGAGTACACGCAGGGCACATGGACCAACCACTCCGCGCGCCGCAAGCGCAAGCTGCTGCTGAACCGGGTGGAGATCGACAAGCTCGCGAGCAAGTCGCAGGAGACGGGCCACACGATCGTGCCGCTCGCGATGTACTTCAAGGACGGCCGGGCGAAGATCGAGATCGCGCTGGCCAAGGGCAAGAAGGAGTACGACAAGCGGCAGACGCTGCGCGAGAAGCAGGACCTGCGGGAGACGAACCGGGCGATCTCGGCGGTCAAGCGCAAGGAGCGCGGGCGGATCTGA
- a CDS encoding MFS transporter — translation MFSVSAVMMIAGSRGSYALAGAVTAVGLAVTALVAPWTARLVDRHGQARVAVPATAVAVLGSLALLLCVRHGAPDWTLFAAYAATATTPNTGGMSRARWAHLYRDDPAARHTANSFEQAADELCFMLGPVAAAFLCTALFPEAGTLTGAVLLMTGVVIFAAQRATEPPVAPRATDTRSPLRLPGMPALLAVFLATGAVFGSMEVVTLAFADGLGHGAAAGPVLALQAAGSCAAGLLYGSARPAANPHRRLLACVGAMTLLMSLPLLAASTGSLAAVAGALLLAGAATAPTMVTGMTLLQRVVPQAQLNEGMTLAVTALLGGIAAGSATGGWLAEHTAPASGYAAPVAAAALALLLCAAGRPTAQGRTERTTKAPPS, via the coding sequence ATGTTCAGCGTGAGCGCGGTCATGATGATCGCCGGTTCGCGCGGCTCGTACGCCCTGGCGGGGGCCGTCACCGCGGTCGGTCTGGCCGTCACCGCGCTCGTCGCGCCCTGGACGGCCCGGCTCGTCGACCGGCACGGCCAGGCCCGCGTCGCGGTGCCCGCCACCGCCGTCGCGGTACTCGGCTCGCTCGCCCTGCTCCTGTGCGTCCGCCACGGGGCGCCGGACTGGACGCTCTTCGCCGCGTACGCCGCCACCGCCACCACCCCCAACACGGGCGGCATGTCCCGCGCCCGCTGGGCCCACCTGTACCGGGACGATCCGGCGGCCCGGCACACCGCCAACTCCTTCGAGCAGGCCGCCGACGAGCTGTGCTTCATGCTCGGCCCGGTCGCCGCCGCCTTCCTCTGTACGGCGCTCTTCCCCGAGGCCGGCACCCTGACCGGAGCGGTCCTGCTGATGACCGGCGTCGTGATCTTCGCCGCCCAGCGCGCCACGGAACCGCCCGTCGCACCCCGCGCGACGGACACCCGCTCGCCGCTGCGGCTGCCCGGCATGCCCGCACTGCTCGCGGTCTTCCTCGCCACCGGAGCGGTGTTCGGCTCCATGGAGGTCGTCACCCTGGCCTTCGCCGACGGTCTCGGCCACGGCGCCGCGGCGGGCCCGGTGCTCGCCCTCCAGGCAGCCGGGTCCTGTGCGGCGGGGCTGCTGTACGGCTCGGCCCGCCCGGCGGCGAACCCGCACCGCCGACTGCTCGCGTGCGTCGGGGCCATGACCCTGCTGATGTCCCTGCCCCTGCTGGCGGCCTCCACGGGCTCGCTGGCCGCCGTCGCGGGCGCCCTGCTCCTGGCCGGAGCGGCCACCGCCCCCACCATGGTCACCGGCATGACCCTGCTGCAACGCGTCGTCCCGCAGGCCCAGTTGAACGAGGGCATGACGCTGGCCGTCACCGCGCTCCTGGGCGGCATAGCCGCGGGTTCGGCGACGGGCGGCTGGCTGGCGGAACACACGGCCCCGGCCTCCGGCTACGCGGCGCCCGTGGCGGCCGCGGCCCTCGCGCTGCTGCTGTGCGCGGCGGGGCGGCCCACGGCGCAGGGCCGGACGGAACGTACGACAAAGGCCCCGCCGTCCTAG
- a CDS encoding LysR family transcriptional regulator has product MPHDIEPRLLRAFEAVAADLHFTRAAARLYVAQQALSRDVRRLERELGSELFVRSTRSVSLTAEGERFLPYARRVLAAYDELGAAWAADERPLVVDVGASVGTAYQVLEATRAAAPDIEFVARFHSGLTGASAAIVAGRLDVSSGRVAGLDPAVLDQLEHRPVRFERMAVLLCEGHPLAALDEVPLDALAGETLYAAAGNAATAEWTDLAERLFAGRGIEVAAPFPEIEGVEEFVRVVRKRRWSVLASTEFVAVPGMELRPIVDPVPLSPISLVWRKGLRHKGLDALRETADGLAERHGWLDVPADGWLPEADMSLMLAGTRPGTRPGSRTATGVEPGGGASRS; this is encoded by the coding sequence GTGCCCCATGACATCGAGCCCCGCCTGCTGCGCGCCTTCGAGGCGGTCGCCGCGGATCTTCACTTCACCCGCGCCGCGGCCAGGCTGTACGTCGCCCAGCAGGCGCTGAGCCGCGACGTCCGGCGCCTTGAGCGGGAGTTGGGCTCGGAGCTGTTCGTACGGTCCACCCGGAGCGTGTCGCTGACGGCGGAGGGCGAGCGGTTCCTGCCGTACGCACGGCGGGTGCTGGCGGCGTACGACGAGCTGGGCGCGGCCTGGGCCGCCGACGAGCGGCCGCTGGTCGTGGACGTCGGCGCGTCGGTCGGCACCGCCTACCAGGTGCTGGAGGCGACGCGGGCGGCCGCGCCCGACATCGAGTTCGTGGCCCGCTTCCACAGCGGTCTCACGGGCGCGTCCGCCGCGATCGTCGCCGGCCGGCTGGACGTGTCCTCGGGGCGGGTGGCGGGGCTCGATCCCGCCGTGCTCGACCAGCTGGAGCACCGGCCGGTGCGGTTCGAGCGGATGGCCGTACTGCTCTGCGAGGGCCATCCGCTGGCCGCGCTGGACGAGGTGCCGCTGGACGCGCTCGCGGGGGAGACCCTCTACGCGGCGGCCGGCAACGCGGCCACCGCCGAGTGGACCGATCTGGCGGAACGGCTCTTCGCCGGGCGGGGCATCGAGGTGGCCGCGCCGTTCCCGGAGATCGAGGGCGTCGAGGAGTTCGTCCGGGTGGTCCGCAAGCGGCGCTGGTCGGTCCTGGCGAGTACCGAATTCGTCGCGGTTCCCGGTATGGAGCTGCGGCCGATCGTGGACCCCGTACCGCTGTCGCCCATCTCGCTCGTCTGGCGAAAGGGTCTCCGTCACAAGGGGCTCGACGCGCTGCGCGAGACCGCCGACGGCCTGGCGGAGCGGCACGGCTGGCTGGACGTGCCCGCGGACGGCTGGCTTCCCGAGGCCGATATGTCGCTGATGCTCGCCGGCACCCGACCCGGCACGCGGCCCGGCAGCCGGACGGCCACCGGCGTGGAGCCGGGCGGCGGGGCGTCCAGAAGTTGA
- a CDS encoding MFS transporter, producing MAGRWIEQWDPEDETFWKESGERIARRNLIFSVLSEHIGFSIWTLWSVMVLFMGPEYGIDPAGKFFLIATATLVGAVVRVPYTFAVARFGGRNWTVFSALMLLLPTGAAYAVMEPGTSYTTFMVVAALTGVGGGNFASSMTNINSFFPLRKKGWALGLNAGGGNIGVPVVQLMGLLVIAVAGATHPRVLLATYIPLIVVAAVCAALYMDNLAPVRNDTGAAKAAVRDRHTWIMAFLYIGTFGSFIGYSFAFGLVLQTQFGRTPLQAASLTFIGPLLGSLIRPLGGSLADRFGGARITLWNFAAMAAATSVVVYASTTKSLPVFLTGFTALFVLSGLGNGSTYKMIPAIFQAKALAKGMEGEAAAAYGRRLSGASMGLIGAVGALGGLAINLAFRQSFQTAGTGTAAFAAFLAFYAACFTVTWAVYLRRPVAVPAKPQLTYAEV from the coding sequence ATGGCAGGCCGGTGGATCGAACAGTGGGACCCCGAGGACGAGACCTTCTGGAAGGAATCAGGAGAGCGGATCGCCCGCCGCAACCTCATCTTCTCCGTACTCTCCGAGCACATCGGCTTCTCCATCTGGACCCTCTGGTCCGTCATGGTGCTCTTCATGGGCCCGGAGTACGGCATCGACCCGGCGGGCAAGTTCTTCCTGATCGCCACCGCCACCCTCGTCGGCGCCGTCGTCCGCGTGCCCTACACCTTCGCCGTGGCCCGCTTCGGCGGCCGGAACTGGACCGTGTTCAGCGCGCTGATGCTGCTGCTGCCCACGGGCGCGGCGTACGCCGTCATGGAGCCCGGCACGTCGTACACCACCTTCATGGTGGTGGCCGCGCTCACCGGCGTCGGCGGTGGGAACTTCGCCTCCTCCATGACCAACATCAACTCCTTCTTCCCGCTCCGTAAGAAGGGCTGGGCGCTGGGCCTGAACGCGGGCGGCGGCAACATCGGCGTACCCGTGGTCCAGCTCATGGGCCTGCTGGTCATCGCGGTGGCCGGCGCGACCCACCCCCGCGTCCTGCTGGCCACGTACATCCCGCTCATCGTCGTCGCGGCGGTGTGCGCGGCGCTCTACATGGACAACCTGGCACCCGTACGCAACGACACGGGGGCGGCGAAGGCGGCGGTGCGCGACCGGCACACCTGGATCATGGCCTTCCTCTACATCGGGACGTTCGGCTCCTTCATCGGCTACAGCTTCGCCTTCGGCCTGGTCCTCCAGACCCAGTTCGGCCGTACGCCGCTCCAGGCGGCCTCGCTCACCTTCATCGGCCCGCTCCTCGGCTCGCTGATCCGCCCCCTCGGCGGCTCCCTCGCCGACCGCTTCGGCGGCGCCCGCATCACCCTGTGGAACTTCGCGGCGATGGCGGCGGCCACCTCGGTGGTCGTCTACGCCTCCACCACCAAGTCCCTGCCGGTCTTCCTGACGGGCTTCACCGCGCTGTTCGTCCTGTCGGGCCTCGGCAACGGTTCGACGTACAAGATGATCCCGGCGATCTTCCAGGCCAAGGCGCTGGCCAAGGGCATGGAGGGCGAGGCCGCGGCGGCGTACGGACGACGGCTCTCCGGAGCCTCCATGGGGCTCATCGGCGCGGTCGGCGCGCTGGGCGGACTCGCGATCAACCTCGCCTTCCGCCAGTCCTTCCAGACGGCCGGCACGGGCACGGCGGCCTTCGCGGCCTTCCTCGCCTTCTATGCCGCGTGCTTCACCGTCACCTGGGCGGTATACCTTCGGCGTCCGGTGGCCGTACCGGCGAAGCCGCAGCTCACGTATGCCGAGGTGTGA
- a CDS encoding uroporphyrinogen-III synthase — translation MSVNNAKQDEAQPEPQPDPQHGPLAGFTVGVTAARRADELGTLLTRRGAAVLHAPALRIVPLADDSELLATTKQLIDHAPDVVIATTAIGFRGWVEAADGWGLGEALLARLQGVELLARGPKVKGAIRAAGLTEEWSPTSESMAEVLDRLLAEGVAGRRVAIQLHGEPLPGFVEALRAGGAEVVGVPVYRWMPPEDIAPLDRLIDATLSRGVDALAFTSAPAAASLLSRAEDRGLLPDLLAALSHDVLSACVGPVTALPLQAHGIDTVQPDRFRLGPLVQLICRELPGRARTLPVAGRSIEIRGHAVVVDGELRPVPPAGMSLLRTLVRRPGWVVSRADLLRALPGSGRDEHAVETAMARLRTSLGTPNLIQTVVKRGYRLALDPSADTKYADT, via the coding sequence ATGTCCGTGAACAACGCCAAGCAAGACGAAGCACAGCCGGAGCCCCAGCCGGATCCCCAGCACGGCCCGCTGGCGGGCTTCACCGTGGGCGTCACCGCCGCCCGGCGCGCCGACGAGCTGGGCACGCTGCTGACGCGGCGCGGCGCGGCGGTCCTGCACGCGCCCGCGCTGCGGATCGTGCCGCTGGCCGACGACAGCGAGCTGCTCGCCACCACGAAGCAGCTCATCGACCACGCGCCGGACGTCGTGATCGCGACGACGGCGATCGGCTTCCGGGGCTGGGTGGAGGCGGCGGACGGCTGGGGCCTGGGCGAGGCACTGCTCGCCCGGCTCCAGGGCGTCGAACTCCTCGCGCGCGGCCCCAAGGTCAAGGGCGCGATCCGGGCGGCGGGTCTCACCGAGGAGTGGTCACCCACCTCCGAGTCCATGGCGGAGGTCCTCGACCGGCTCCTCGCCGAAGGCGTGGCGGGCCGCCGCGTCGCGATCCAGCTGCACGGCGAACCGCTGCCCGGCTTCGTGGAGGCGCTGCGGGCCGGCGGCGCGGAGGTGGTGGGCGTTCCCGTCTACCGCTGGATGCCGCCCGAGGACATCGCGCCGCTGGACCGCCTCATCGACGCGACGCTCTCCCGCGGCGTGGACGCCCTCGCCTTCACCAGCGCCCCGGCGGCGGCGTCGCTGCTCTCCCGGGCCGAGGACCGGGGTCTGCTGCCGGACCTCCTCGCGGCGCTGAGCCACGACGTACTGTCGGCCTGCGTGGGCCCCGTCACCGCCCTGCCCCTCCAGGCGCACGGCATCGACACGGTCCAGCCGGACCGGTTCCGCCTGGGCCCGCTGGTCCAGCTGATCTGCCGCGAACTGCCGGGCCGCGCCCGCACCCTGCCGGTCGCCGGCCGCAGCATCGAGATCCGGGGCCATGCGGTCGTGGTCGACGGCGAACTGCGCCCGGTGCCGCCGGCGGGCATGTCCTTGCTGCGGACCCTGGTCCGCCGCCCCGGCTGGGTCGTCTCCCGGGCGGACCTCCTGCGCGCGCTGCCGGGTTCCGGCCGCGACGAGCACGCCGTGGAAACGGCGATGGCCCGCCTCCGTACCTCCCTCGGCACGCCCAACCTGATCCAGACGGTGGTCAAGCGCGGATACCGCCTGGCGCTGGACCCGTCGGCGGACACGAAGTACGCGGACACGTAG